The Lacrimispora xylanolytica genome has a segment encoding these proteins:
- the vanT gene encoding serine racemase VanT catalytic subunit has product MNNRKHYVGIDSFRYVAALLVIAIHTSPLSTYSEMGDFILTRLIGRMAVPFFFMASGFFLISEYTYSGDKLRTFVKKTSVIYGLAIAAYIPLNIYNGYFAIENLFPNIIKDIFFDGTLYHLWYLPASIMGAVIAWYLVKGLGFKKAFMAAMVLYVIGLFGDSYYGLSEKLPFFKGFYGYLFQIFDYTRNGILFAPIFFVLGGILARNPIRSSWKTSLVKFMCSFLLMLGEGLLLHQLGYQRHDSMYVMLIPAMYYLFSFLRSFTGKQLLSLRTAPLILYIIHPMIIVMVRMAAKMMRLQWVFIENSMVHYLTVSVCSIFFSLFLALFIQKIRNKEKLQDKKAKARAWIEISLNNIENNAKELQSQMPENCNLMAVIKANAYGHGAFAVSTHLEKTGVKSFAVATIDEGIELRKYGIRSDILILGYTSPLRARELYKYRLTQTLIDHPYAILLNEQGCKVSAHIKIDTGMHRLGFDASDHEHVIDVFNMKHINVTGIYTHLCASDSLSPEDIMFTEIQIKRFYQLVDIIENSGYKCPKIHIQSSYGFLNYPELKCDFVRAGISLYGVLSSSSDPIKTQLNLHPVLSLKSKVVLLRKVTIGEGVGYHRTFAPAKNSTIAVIPIGYADGLPRNLSSESRHVLINGNLAPIVGRICMDQLMVDVTGIEDVTVGDIVTFIGEENGKALLAPVIADNEGSISNELFSRMGTRLEVITVE; this is encoded by the coding sequence GTGAATAACAGGAAACATTATGTAGGCATTGATTCTTTCCGGTATGTAGCAGCGCTTTTAGTTATAGCAATCCATACCTCACCCTTGTCTACTTATAGTGAAATGGGAGATTTTATATTAACACGGCTGATTGGCCGAATGGCGGTACCATTTTTCTTTATGGCATCAGGATTTTTTCTGATATCAGAATACACATATAGTGGAGATAAGCTAAGAACATTTGTAAAAAAGACATCAGTCATTTATGGACTGGCCATTGCAGCTTACATTCCATTGAACATATATAATGGCTATTTTGCCATAGAGAATCTATTTCCTAATATAATCAAGGATATTTTCTTTGATGGCACGCTGTATCATCTCTGGTACCTTCCTGCCTCTATCATGGGAGCAGTCATTGCGTGGTATCTGGTAAAAGGGCTTGGCTTTAAGAAGGCATTTATGGCTGCTATGGTACTCTATGTCATAGGATTGTTTGGAGATAGCTATTATGGCCTTTCTGAAAAGCTGCCATTTTTTAAAGGCTTCTATGGTTATCTGTTTCAAATATTTGATTATACAAGAAATGGTATTTTATTTGCTCCCATCTTTTTTGTGCTGGGAGGGATCCTCGCCAGAAATCCTATTCGCAGCTCTTGGAAAACGAGTCTGGTTAAATTTATGTGTTCATTTCTTCTGATGCTTGGTGAAGGGCTTTTGCTGCATCAACTTGGTTATCAAAGGCATGACAGCATGTATGTGATGCTGATACCTGCGATGTATTATCTGTTTTCTTTCTTGCGCTCCTTTACTGGAAAACAGCTCTTATCTCTTAGAACGGCTCCTCTTATCCTATACATCATTCACCCTATGATAATTGTCATGGTTCGAATGGCAGCTAAAATGATGAGATTACAATGGGTCTTTATTGAAAACAGTATGGTTCATTACTTGACAGTCAGCGTTTGTTCCATTTTCTTTTCCCTATTCCTGGCTCTGTTTATACAAAAGATCAGGAATAAAGAAAAACTACAAGATAAAAAAGCAAAAGCCAGAGCCTGGATAGAAATCAGTTTAAATAATATAGAAAACAATGCAAAAGAGCTTCAAAGCCAGATGCCTGAAAACTGCAATCTGATGGCGGTTATAAAAGCGAATGCCTATGGACACGGTGCATTTGCCGTATCGACTCATCTGGAAAAAACAGGAGTCAAATCATTTGCGGTCGCTACCATAGACGAAGGAATTGAATTACGAAAATATGGAATACGAAGTGACATTCTGATACTTGGATATACAAGCCCTCTAAGAGCGAGGGAGCTTTATAAATATCGACTTACTCAGACATTAATCGATCATCCTTATGCCATACTTCTTAATGAGCAAGGCTGCAAGGTGAGCGCTCATATTAAAATCGATACAGGAATGCACCGTCTTGGATTTGATGCTTCTGATCACGAACATGTCATAGACGTGTTTAACATGAAACATATAAATGTCACTGGGATCTACACTCATTTGTGTGCATCTGACAGTCTTTCCCCAGAAGATATAATGTTTACAGAAATACAGATAAAGCGGTTTTATCAGCTCGTAGACATCATTGAGAATTCAGGTTATAAGTGCCCTAAAATACACATTCAAAGCAGTTATGGTTTCCTTAATTACCCGGAACTTAAATGCGACTTTGTGAGGGCAGGCATATCTCTCTACGGAGTATTAAGCAGTTCCAGTGATCCAATAAAAACACAGCTTAATTTACACCCTGTTCTTTCATTAAAATCCAAAGTAGTTCTTTTAAGAAAGGTAACTATAGGGGAAGGTGTGGGATATCATAGAACCTTTGCCCCAGCCAAAAACAGTACCATAGCTGTCATACCAATTGGATATGCAGATGGATTGCCAAGAAATTTATCATCTGAAAGCAGACATGTGCTTATCAATGGGAACCTGGCGCCGATTGTAGGACGTATTTGTATGGACCAGCTAATGGTTGATGTAACGGGCATAGAAGATGTGACAGTTGGTGATATTGTAACATTCATCGGTGAAGAAAATGGTAAGGCGTTGCTGGCACCTGTGATTGCTGACAATGAGGGCAGTATATCCAATGAATTGTTCAGCCGAATGGGTACAAGGTTAGAAGTTATAACAGTAGAATAA
- a CDS encoding M15 family metallopeptidase — MINTIGLPKEKIYTGNLILVNGASPLRSSKENELQPVDSRYPHILMGREAVNALHLVWQKIGCKDEIVPVSGYRAAAEQTEIYDNSLQENGKEFTEKFVALPYHSEHQTGLAIDLGLNKGDIDFICPEFPYEGICNEFRKTALQYGFIERYPKGKERITGIGHEPWHFRYVGHPHSEIMYNHGFVLEEYLEYMKQFLYNETHVKIKNVSGEWEIFYLPANLTGETTLTMRNDVIYLVSGNNVDGFIVTMWRNTSE, encoded by the coding sequence ATGATAAATACCATTGGATTGCCAAAAGAAAAAATATATACCGGAAACCTAATTCTTGTAAATGGTGCTTCTCCCCTGCGTTCATCTAAGGAAAATGAGCTGCAGCCGGTTGATAGCAGATACCCCCATATCCTTATGGGGCGGGAAGCCGTTAATGCACTGCATTTGGTTTGGCAAAAGATAGGCTGTAAGGACGAGATTGTACCGGTAAGCGGCTATCGTGCGGCAGCGGAACAAACCGAGATATATGATAACTCCTTACAAGAAAATGGGAAAGAATTTACTGAAAAATTCGTTGCGCTGCCTTATCACAGCGAACATCAAACCGGACTTGCCATAGATTTAGGGCTTAATAAAGGCGATATCGATTTTATCTGTCCCGAATTTCCCTATGAGGGTATTTGCAATGAATTTCGAAAAACAGCCTTGCAGTATGGATTTATCGAACGATACCCCAAAGGAAAGGAAAGAATCACCGGTATTGGTCACGAACCTTGGCACTTTCGTTATGTAGGCCATCCTCATTCCGAGATTATGTACAATCACGGGTTCGTACTGGAAGAATATCTGGAGTACATGAAGCAGTTTTTATACAATGAGACGCATGTAAAGATAAAGAATGTAAGCGGAGAATGGGAGATCTTTTATTTACCGGCGAATTTAACAGGCGAGACAACATTAACAATGAGAAACGATGTCATTTATCTGGTATCCGGAAACAATGTAGACGGATTCATCGTGACAATGTGGAGGAATACAAGTGAATAA
- the vanG gene encoding D-alanine--D-serine ligase VanG gives MEKKKIAVIFGGNSSEYKVSLQSAASVFENINTEKYQIIPIGITRDGEWFHYTGDYETIRNDTWFYEPQFLHPVVVSQNPSVKGFLEFFEDSYTVMKVDTVLPVLHGKNGEDGTVQGLFELAGIPVVGCNVLSSALCMDKDRAHKLVGLAGVLVPRSITFQYLEMEAALRKISAELAYPLFVKPVRAGSSFGITKIYSQGELHRAVEIAFKHDNEVIVEENIDGFEVGCAVLGKEDLTVGRVDEIELTQGFFDYTEKYTLKSSFIHMPARIDFDTEKRIQETAKLIYKVLGCSGFARVDMFLTPSGEIVFNEVNTIPGFTTHSRYPNMMKGIGLSFPEMLDKLIGLYTL, from the coding sequence ATGGAAAAGAAAAAAATAGCAGTCATTTTTGGAGGGAATTCCTCGGAATATAAGGTGTCACTTCAATCGGCAGCCTCTGTATTTGAAAATATAAATACAGAAAAATACCAGATCATCCCAATTGGAATCACAAGAGATGGTGAATGGTTTCATTATACAGGAGATTACGAAACGATAAGGAACGATACGTGGTTTTATGAACCACAATTTTTGCATCCCGTGGTGGTTTCTCAGAATCCTTCGGTCAAAGGTTTTTTAGAATTTTTTGAAGACAGTTACACTGTTATGAAAGTTGATACAGTCTTACCAGTGTTACACGGAAAAAATGGAGAGGACGGAACCGTACAGGGATTATTTGAATTGGCTGGGATTCCCGTTGTTGGCTGCAATGTGCTTTCTTCCGCGCTTTGCATGGATAAAGACAGGGCGCATAAACTGGTTGGGCTTGCAGGCGTATTGGTGCCAAGGTCCATTACCTTTCAATATCTTGAGATGGAAGCAGCTTTAAGGAAAATATCAGCTGAATTAGCGTATCCGCTTTTTGTTAAGCCAGTCAGAGCAGGTTCCTCATTTGGAATCACTAAAATATATAGTCAGGGTGAATTGCATAGAGCAGTAGAGATTGCCTTTAAACATGATAATGAAGTAATTGTGGAAGAAAATATAGATGGCTTTGAAGTTGGCTGCGCTGTATTGGGAAAAGAAGATTTGACGGTTGGCAGAGTTGATGAAATAGAGCTGACCCAGGGATTTTTTGACTACACTGAAAAATACACCTTGAAAAGCTCCTTCATCCATATGCCTGCAAGAATTGATTTTGATACTGAAAAAAGGATACAGGAAACAGCAAAGTTAATATACAAAGTACTTGGCTGTTCCGGATTTGCCAGAGTGGATATGTTCCTTACTCCTTCCGGGGAAATCGTATTTAATGAAGTGAACACAATCCCTGGTTTTACCACTCATAGCCGTTATCCCAATATGATGAAAGGAATCGGGTTGTCTTTTCCTGAAATGTTAGACAAGCTGATCGGGTTATACACTTTATGA
- a CDS encoding sensor histidine kinase encodes MPLSKSSRSRSNYKSQISRSIALQYFIALGFFFVAFLLFSFIAYLFVSSISWYRYNPFYEILRFVRDYIVVFLGIPMMAGWFYITYLFVKKPLSYLDHIITASEKLAAPTTEQIILPDVLKTVQDELNQVREMALRNAQLAKDAEQRKNDLIVYLAHDLKTPLTSVIGYLTLLRDETKISEELRIKYLSISLNKAERLEDLINEFFEITRFNLSGIELQYSNVNVTRLLEQLIFEFKPMLLEKKLECKYSISPNITVRCDADKIQRVFDNLLRNAVFYSFERTVIEISVTQTSAHTTIKFLNHGNTIPKEKLERVFEQFYRLDSSRGTNNGGAGLGLAIAKEIISLHHGTITAHSENDIVEFTVTLPLS; translated from the coding sequence ATACCATTGAGTAAATCATCAAGGTCCAGATCAAATTATAAAAGCCAGATAAGCAGAAGTATTGCCCTGCAATATTTTATAGCCTTAGGTTTCTTCTTTGTTGCTTTTCTTCTCTTTTCATTTATAGCGTATTTATTTGTATCCAGTATTTCGTGGTATCGATATAATCCATTTTATGAAATTCTCAGGTTTGTAAGGGATTATATTGTAGTTTTTTTAGGAATTCCAATGATGGCAGGCTGGTTTTATATCACCTATCTTTTTGTAAAAAAGCCGCTTTCTTATCTTGATCACATTATCACTGCATCTGAAAAGCTTGCAGCCCCCACTACAGAACAGATTATACTTCCAGATGTTTTGAAAACGGTTCAGGATGAACTGAATCAGGTGCGGGAAATGGCTTTGCGCAATGCGCAGCTTGCAAAGGACGCAGAGCAAAGAAAAAATGATTTAATTGTGTATTTGGCTCACGACTTAAAAACACCCCTCACCTCGGTGATTGGATACCTTACCTTGCTGCGTGATGAAACTAAAATATCGGAGGAACTACGGATTAAGTACTTGTCCATTTCCCTTAACAAAGCGGAACGTCTGGAGGACTTAATCAATGAGTTTTTTGAAATTACAAGATTCAACCTGTCAGGCATTGAACTTCAGTATAGCAATGTGAACGTAACCCGATTATTAGAGCAACTTATCTTTGAGTTTAAACCAATGCTGTTAGAGAAAAAATTGGAATGCAAATACAGCATTTCTCCCAATATAACAGTGAGATGTGATGCAGACAAAATACAGCGTGTATTCGATAATTTGCTTAGAAATGCTGTATTTTACAGCTTTGAACGAACGGTGATTGAGATTAGCGTAACACAAACAAGCGCCCATACGACCATAAAGTTTCTAAATCATGGAAATACAATTCCAAAGGAAAAACTGGAAAGGGTGTTTGAACAATTCTATCGCCTGGACTCATCACGCGGTACAAACAACGGAGGGGCCGGTCTTGGACTTGCCATTGCGAAAGAAATAATATCCCTTCATCATGGGACCATAACCGCACACAGTGAAAATGATATCGTAGAGTTTACGGTCACATTGCCGCTTTCGTAG